A genomic segment from Streptomyces sp. NBC_01233 encodes:
- a CDS encoding NADPH-dependent FMN reductase, producing the protein MRVLVLSGSSRTGSVNARLAALAAAQVARAGAVADAATLADFPMPLYDGDAEADEGVPMGALALCERIEAAQALVIASPEYNASVPGALKNAVDWVSRRRPQPFKDKQTLLLSASPSMVGGNRGLWALRVPLEHLGARVYPDMFSLANAHHAFSENGALADRGLAERLTSTIGAFLALTEADTRYLHLQHCWYEFLGDRTDAPVTARAED; encoded by the coding sequence CTGCGCGTGCTGGTCCTGTCCGGGTCCTCGCGCACCGGCTCGGTCAACGCCCGGCTCGCGGCCCTGGCCGCCGCCCAGGTGGCCAGGGCCGGCGCCGTCGCGGACGCCGCCACGCTCGCCGACTTCCCCATGCCGCTGTACGACGGCGACGCGGAGGCCGACGAGGGCGTGCCGATGGGGGCCCTGGCCCTGTGCGAGCGGATCGAGGCGGCGCAGGCGCTGGTCATCGCCTCGCCCGAGTACAACGCCTCCGTCCCGGGCGCGCTGAAGAACGCCGTCGACTGGGTCTCGCGCCGCCGCCCGCAGCCCTTCAAGGACAAGCAGACCCTGCTGCTCTCGGCCTCGCCCTCGATGGTCGGCGGCAACCGCGGGCTGTGGGCCCTGCGGGTCCCGCTGGAGCACCTCGGAGCCCGCGTCTACCCCGACATGTTCAGCCTGGCCAATGCCCACCACGCGTTCTCCGAGAACGGCGCCCTCGCCGACCGGGGCCTCGCCGAGCGGCTGACCTCGACGATCGGCGCCTTCCTCGCCCTCACCGAGGCCGACACCCGCTACCTGCACCTGCAGCACTGCTGGTACGAGTTCCTCGGCGACCGCACCGACGCCCCCGTGACCGCCCGGGCCGAGGACTGA
- a CDS encoding TcmI family type II polyketide cyclase: MNQPHRALIVARMAPGSAPDIAELFAGSDAGELPHLVGVTRRSLFQFGDVYLHLIESDRPPGPAIAKVTDHPEFRDLSDRLTAYISPHNPETWRSPKDAMAHEFYRWENPGAK; this comes from the coding sequence ATGAACCAGCCGCACCGCGCCCTCATCGTCGCCCGCATGGCGCCGGGGTCGGCGCCCGACATCGCCGAGCTCTTCGCGGGCTCGGATGCGGGCGAACTGCCGCACCTCGTAGGGGTCACGCGCCGCAGCCTCTTCCAGTTCGGCGACGTCTACCTGCACCTGATCGAATCGGACCGGCCGCCCGGCCCGGCGATCGCGAAGGTCACCGACCACCCGGAGTTCCGGGACCTCAGTGACCGGCTCACGGCCTACATCAGCCCGCACAACCCGGAGACCTGGCGCAGTCCGAAGGACGCGATGGCCCACGAGTTCTACCGCTGGGAGAACCCCGGCGCGAAGTGA
- a CDS encoding SRPBCC family protein, giving the protein MPGHTENEITVNAPVDVVWEMTNDLQSWPQLFSEYASLEIIDQQGDTTRFRLTMHPDENGKVWSWVSERTVDRKSLTVRARRVETGPFAHMDIHWQYFKVPGGTRMKWTQDFAMKPDAPVDDAWMTDNINRNSPIQMALIRDKIEQRERENRTPAVSRL; this is encoded by the coding sequence ATGCCTGGACACACCGAGAACGAGATCACCGTCAACGCGCCCGTGGACGTCGTGTGGGAGATGACCAACGACCTCCAGAGCTGGCCGCAGCTGTTCAGCGAGTACGCCTCGCTGGAGATCATCGACCAGCAGGGCGACACCACCCGGTTCCGCCTGACCATGCACCCCGACGAGAACGGCAAGGTCTGGAGCTGGGTCTCCGAGCGGACCGTCGACCGCAAGAGCCTCACCGTCCGGGCCCGGCGCGTGGAAACGGGCCCCTTCGCGCACATGGACATCCACTGGCAGTACTTCAAGGTGCCCGGCGGCACCCGGATGAAGTGGACCCAGGACTTCGCGATGAAGCCGGACGCGCCGGTGGACGACGCGTGGATGACCGACAACATCAACCGCAACTCGCCGATCCAGATGGCGCTCATCCGGGACAAGATCGAGCAGCGCGAGCGCGAGAACCGCACCCCCGCCGTCAGCCGTCTCTGA
- a CDS encoding acyl carrier protein has translation MSDRLTLEELAVLMKTAGITVDPAEMASRPDSPFEEYGLDSLGLLGIVGELENRRGRALPTDAERCKTPGEFLDLVNNSLMTGA, from the coding sequence ATGTCCGACCGACTGACCCTGGAGGAACTGGCGGTGCTGATGAAGACCGCCGGAATCACCGTCGATCCCGCCGAGATGGCGAGCCGTCCGGACTCCCCCTTCGAGGAGTACGGCCTCGATTCGCTGGGCCTGCTCGGGATCGTCGGCGAACTGGAGAACCGGCGGGGGCGGGCCCTGCCCACCGACGCCGAGCGGTGCAAGACCCCCGGGGAATTCCTCGACCTCGTCAACAACAGCCTGATGACCGGAGCCTGA
- a CDS encoding beta-ketoacyl synthase N-terminal-like domain-containing protein → MTSRTVITGIGVIAPNGVGAEAFWKATQSGVSVLDRVTRAGCEHLPLRVAGEVRGFDPGAMVEDRFLVQTDRFTHHALAAADLALEDARLGRADYEGDPFSVGVVTAAGSGGGEFGQRELQHLWEQGPCFVGPYQSIAWFYAASTGQISIRRGLKGPCGVVCSDEAGGLDAFAHAVRAIRQGSRAMLAGATEAPLAPYSIVCQLEYEGLSTGEDPERAYRPFTDKACGYVPAEGGAMFVVEDEDEARRRGATVRAVLAGHAATFTGTQRRDASGEGLAHAIRGALREAGCAPEEIDVVFADALGTPEADAAEAAALADALGAYGRKVPVTAPKSGTGRAYCAAPALDTAAAVLALEHGVVPPTPNVYDVCHDLDVVTGSARPAELRTALVLSRGRMGSNSALVLRKGSSATK, encoded by the coding sequence GTGACCAGCCGTACGGTCATCACGGGCATCGGGGTCATCGCGCCCAACGGCGTGGGCGCCGAAGCCTTCTGGAAGGCGACCCAGTCCGGGGTCAGCGTGCTGGACCGCGTCACGCGAGCGGGGTGCGAGCACCTGCCGCTGCGCGTCGCGGGCGAGGTACGGGGCTTCGACCCCGGCGCCATGGTCGAGGACCGCTTCCTCGTCCAGACCGACCGCTTCACCCACCACGCCCTGGCTGCCGCCGACCTCGCCCTGGAGGACGCCCGGCTCGGCCGGGCCGACTACGAGGGCGATCCCTTCTCCGTCGGCGTCGTCACCGCCGCCGGTTCCGGCGGCGGCGAGTTCGGCCAGCGCGAGCTGCAGCACCTCTGGGAACAGGGACCGTGCTTCGTGGGTCCCTACCAGTCGATCGCCTGGTTCTACGCCGCCAGCACCGGCCAGATCTCCATCCGCCGCGGGCTGAAGGGCCCCTGCGGGGTCGTCTGCAGCGACGAGGCCGGCGGGCTGGACGCCTTCGCGCACGCGGTCCGGGCGATCCGCCAGGGCAGCCGGGCCATGCTGGCCGGGGCGACGGAGGCGCCCCTCGCGCCGTACTCCATCGTCTGCCAGCTGGAGTACGAGGGGCTGAGCACCGGGGAAGACCCCGAGCGCGCGTACCGGCCGTTCACCGACAAGGCCTGCGGATACGTCCCCGCCGAGGGCGGCGCGATGTTCGTCGTCGAGGACGAGGACGAGGCCCGCCGCCGCGGCGCCACGGTCCGGGCCGTCCTGGCCGGCCACGCAGCGACCTTCACCGGCACCCAGCGGCGGGACGCGTCCGGCGAGGGACTGGCCCACGCCATCCGGGGCGCGCTCCGGGAAGCCGGTTGCGCGCCGGAGGAGATCGACGTGGTCTTCGCCGACGCCCTGGGAACCCCGGAGGCGGACGCGGCCGAGGCCGCGGCCCTCGCCGACGCCCTCGGCGCGTACGGGCGGAAGGTGCCGGTCACGGCTCCCAAGTCCGGTACCGGCAGGGCGTACTGCGCGGCGCCGGCCCTCGACACCGCGGCCGCCGTCCTGGCCCTGGAGCACGGAGTCGTCCCGCCGACCCCGAACGTCTACGACGTGTGCCACGACCTCGACGTGGTGACCGGCAGCGCCCGCCCCGCGGAGCTGCGCACCGCGCTCGTGCTGAGCCGCGGCCGGATGGGATCGAACTCCGCGCTCGTCCTGCGCAAGGGCTCGTCGGCCACCAAGTAG
- a CDS encoding beta-ketoacyl-[acyl-carrier-protein] synthase family protein, whose translation MTRRRVAVTGVGVVAPGGIGVRDFWDLLSNGRTATRGISLFDPTGFRSRIAAEVDFDPAAHGLGEGEAARADRYIQFALVAAREAVRDAALDLDTDEAWRTGVSLGTAVGGTTRLEHDYVAVSQSGSWWDVDDKRAGPFLHRAFTPATLASAVAEETGARGPVQTVSTGCTSGLDAIGYAVHSIAEGRMDVCIAGASDSPISPITVACFDAIKATSPNNDDPAHASRPFDADRDGFVLGEGGAVLVLEELEHARARGATVYCEIGGYATFGNAHHMTGLTAEGLEMARAIETALAQAGVGADQIDYVNAHGSGTKQNDRHETAAVKRVLGEHAYKTPMTSIKSMVGHSLGAIGAIELAACVLAMVHQVVPPTANYETPDPECDLDYVPRVARGRKLRNVLSVGSGFGGFQSAVVMTRPKEEVS comes from the coding sequence GTGACCCGCCGGCGGGTGGCCGTCACCGGAGTCGGTGTCGTCGCGCCCGGCGGGATCGGCGTCCGCGACTTCTGGGACCTGCTCTCCAACGGCCGTACCGCGACCCGGGGCATCAGCCTTTTCGACCCGACGGGCTTCCGCTCCCGGATAGCCGCCGAGGTCGACTTCGACCCCGCCGCGCACGGGCTCGGCGAGGGCGAAGCGGCCCGGGCGGACCGGTACATCCAGTTCGCCCTGGTCGCCGCCCGTGAGGCCGTCCGCGACGCGGCACTCGACCTCGACACGGACGAGGCATGGCGGACCGGCGTCTCCCTCGGCACGGCCGTCGGAGGCACCACCCGGCTGGAGCACGACTACGTCGCCGTGAGCCAGTCCGGCTCCTGGTGGGACGTGGACGACAAGAGGGCCGGCCCGTTCCTGCACCGCGCGTTCACGCCCGCCACCCTCGCCTCCGCCGTCGCGGAGGAGACGGGTGCGCGGGGCCCGGTCCAGACGGTCTCCACCGGCTGCACGTCGGGACTGGACGCCATCGGGTACGCCGTCCACTCCATCGCGGAGGGCCGGATGGACGTCTGCATCGCCGGCGCATCCGACTCACCCATATCGCCGATCACGGTGGCCTGCTTCGACGCCATCAAGGCCACCTCGCCGAACAACGACGACCCGGCTCACGCCTCGCGGCCGTTCGACGCCGACCGGGACGGGTTCGTCCTCGGCGAGGGCGGCGCCGTCCTCGTACTCGAAGAGCTGGAACACGCCCGCGCCCGCGGTGCGACCGTCTACTGCGAGATCGGCGGCTACGCCACCTTCGGCAACGCCCACCACATGACCGGGCTGACCGCCGAGGGCCTGGAAATGGCCCGGGCCATCGAAACCGCCCTCGCCCAGGCCGGAGTCGGCGCCGACCAGATCGACTACGTCAACGCGCACGGATCCGGGACCAAGCAGAACGACCGCCACGAGACCGCGGCGGTCAAGCGGGTCCTGGGCGAGCACGCCTACAAGACGCCGATGACCTCCATCAAATCCATGGTGGGTCACTCCCTCGGCGCCATCGGCGCCATCGAACTCGCGGCCTGCGTACTCGCCATGGTCCACCAGGTGGTGCCGCCGACCGCGAACTACGAGACGCCCGACCCCGAGTGCGACCTGGACTACGTGCCCCGCGTCGCCCGCGGCCGGAAACTGCGCAACGTGCTCTCCGTGGGCAGCGGCTTCGGCGGCTTCCAGTCCGCCGTCGTCATGACCCGGCCGAAGGAGGAGGTCTCGTGA
- a CDS encoding cupin domain-containing protein gives MTRQRPRIVDLSETPPNRRRGGDLRAVLTPTSVGSTSGFMGMAIMAPGESIAEHYHPYSEEFVYVVAGRLEVDLDGEAHPLRTDQGLLVPLNMRHRFRNVGDTEARMVFHLGPLAPRPELGHVDTEEAPHPESTAWEQPPDRTGAVS, from the coding sequence ATGACCAGACAGCGCCCACGCATCGTGGACCTCAGCGAGACGCCGCCCAACCGCCGGCGCGGTGGCGATCTGAGGGCCGTGCTCACCCCGACGTCGGTGGGTTCCACCAGCGGCTTCATGGGCATGGCGATCATGGCCCCCGGGGAGTCCATCGCCGAGCACTACCACCCGTACTCCGAGGAGTTCGTGTACGTGGTCGCCGGCCGCCTGGAGGTGGACCTCGACGGCGAGGCCCACCCGCTGCGCACCGACCAGGGCCTGCTCGTCCCCCTCAACATGCGCCACCGCTTCCGCAACGTCGGGGACACCGAGGCCCGCATGGTCTTCCACCTCGGCCCGCTCGCGCCGCGTCCCGAACTCGGTCACGTCGACACCGAGGAGGCCCCGCACCCGGAGAGCACCGCCTGGGAGCAGCCTCCGGACCGTACGGGAGCGGTCTCGTGA
- a CDS encoding SchA/CurD-like domain-containing protein: MTTTLSQRVSQSAFDGSMLRVVLLMDLHEGTQQQFFEAYEQLRHDIASVPGHISDQLCQSFEDPSQWLITSEWESAPQYLAWVNSEHHAEQVKPLGACARNMRPLKFTVLRETGRGYDQAARPTTAHLQATPRLGAGIVRHALTFTVKPGSEKEVAAILSSYASPAARVDAHTRLCRTSLFMHGNRVVRTVEVQGDLVTALRHVSEQPEVRAVEEAINPYLEQDRNLNDPESARMFFMRAALPAVHHITAPESDSADVQRHALFYEAKPGCGVALAKFLARQDEAAANRPKSPVRSSSIFQRDDIVVRLIDVRGPLDAQPDITFGVSGPRKAAVLARLTAAPGGRVRPAHHTMNLITDRRAAAQS, from the coding sequence ATGACAACCACCCTGTCCCAACGGGTGTCGCAGTCAGCCTTCGACGGCTCCATGCTCCGGGTCGTCCTGCTGATGGATCTCCACGAGGGGACCCAGCAGCAGTTCTTCGAGGCGTACGAACAGCTCCGCCACGACATCGCGTCGGTCCCGGGCCACATCAGCGATCAGCTGTGCCAATCCTTCGAGGATCCCTCGCAGTGGCTCATCACCAGTGAGTGGGAGAGCGCCCCGCAGTACCTCGCATGGGTCAACAGTGAGCACCACGCCGAGCAGGTGAAGCCGCTGGGCGCGTGCGCGCGCAACATGCGCCCGCTCAAGTTCACCGTCCTGCGGGAGACCGGCCGCGGCTACGACCAGGCCGCCCGCCCGACCACGGCGCATCTGCAGGCCACACCCCGGCTGGGCGCCGGGATCGTGCGCCACGCCCTCACCTTCACCGTCAAGCCGGGCAGCGAGAAGGAGGTCGCGGCCATCCTCTCCAGCTACGCCTCCCCGGCGGCACGCGTCGACGCCCACACCCGCCTGTGCCGCACCTCGCTCTTCATGCACGGCAACCGGGTCGTCCGGACGGTGGAGGTCCAAGGCGACCTGGTGACGGCCCTGCGACACGTCTCCGAGCAGCCCGAGGTACGCGCCGTGGAGGAGGCGATCAACCCCTACCTCGAACAGGACCGGAACCTGAACGACCCGGAATCCGCGCGCATGTTCTTCATGCGCGCCGCGCTCCCGGCGGTCCACCACATCACGGCACCGGAGTCCGACTCCGCCGACGTGCAGCGGCACGCGCTGTTCTACGAGGCCAAGCCCGGCTGCGGCGTGGCGCTCGCCAAGTTCCTCGCCCGGCAGGACGAGGCGGCCGCGAACCGCCCGAAGAGCCCCGTACGGAGCAGCAGCATCTTCCAGCGTGACGACATCGTCGTCCGCCTCATCGACGTGCGCGGCCCGCTGGACGCCCAGCCCGACATCACCTTCGGCGTCTCGGGCCCGCGCAAGGCGGCGGTGCTCGCCCGGCTGACGGCCGCGCCCGGCGGGCGCGTTCGCCCCGCGCACCACACCATGAACCTGATCACCGACCGCCGGGCAGCCGCGCAGTCGTGA